From the genome of Phaeodactylum tricornutum CCAP 1055/1 chromosome 13, whole genome shotgun sequence, one region includes:
- a CDS encoding predicted protein — MSTGESASRATWDLTSQISPFLDRHMIFPLLEYLDTLIKDQDGKHLVDYNPQDVAAARLEILRPTHMVDYAIDVHQTLHPGQPVPDEMEAQKKTVYEELEALRAACGAFDKLCQDETERSKLMATGQWNFGSLNQSHQITPEMVEAYRKLARFQFECGDYQSARAMLTVDESMLQVLWGRLACEVLVEDWDGANVAALQQRTWLLHWSLFVYWNGNRLENLVDLCFQEKYKQAITTNAPHLLRYLTAAVLLCKRRAVSPRRVLRSLIYVMQDCDYVDPIVDFVDCLCVKFDFDKAQTKLAECERVLGTDFFLCQQTDLFMEEARVFVFENYCRIHNKIDLQTLGDKLAMDQIQAERWIVDLIRNADLDAKIDSEEGCVVMGGNPQSIYEQVMDRTRDLNVRSATLAQNLNNLMNQTRKERTKKERSSMEE, encoded by the exons ATGTCAACTGGAGAATCCGCGAGTCGAGCGACTTGGGATTTGACCTCCCAGATTTCGCCCTTTCTGGATCGACACATGATTTTCCCCCTCCTCGAGTACCTCGATACGCTCATTAAGGACCAGGACGGCAAACACTTGGTGGATTACAATCCCCAAGATGTGGCGGCGGCTCGACTCGAAATTCTGCGTCCGACGCACATGGTCGACTACGCCATTGATGTGCACCAAACGCTTCATCCTGGTCAGCCCGTACCGGACGAAATGGAAGCTCAAAAGAAGACCGTGtacgaagaattggaagccCTACGCGCAGCGTGTGGCGCCTTTGATAAACTTTGCCAAGACGAAACGGAACGT AGCAAACTCATGGCTACCGGGCAATGGAACTTTGGAAGTTTGAACCAATCACACCAAATTACCCCCGAAATGGTGGAAGCCTATCGTAAATTGGCGCGTTTCCAGTTTGAGTGTGGAGATTACCAATCGGCTCGAGCCATGCTGA CCGTCGACGAAAGCATGTTGCAAGTTCTGTGGGGACGTTTGGCTTGCGAAGTGTTGGTGGAAGATTGGGACGGCGCCAATGTTGCG GCCCTCCAACAACGCACCTGGCTACTCCATTGGTCACTCTTTGTCTACTGGAACGGGAATCGCTTGGAAAACTTGGTCGACTTGTGTTTCCAAGAAAAGTACAAGCAGGCTATTACGACCAACGCTCCACATCTGTTGCGCTACTTGACCGCCGCCGTGCTCTTGTGCAAACGCCGA GCCGTATCGCCGCGTCGGGTGCTGCGTAGTCTCATCTATGTGATGCAGGACTGTGACTACGTGGATCCGATTGTGGATTTTGTGGACTGCTTGTGCGTCAAATTCGATTTCGACAAGGCCCAAACCAAACTGGCGGAATGCGAGCGCGTGCTGGGGACGGACTTTTTCTTGTGCCAGCAGACGGACCTTTTTATGGAAGAAGCCCGGGTCTTTGTATTCGAGAACTATTGTCGTATCCACAACAAAATTGATCTCCAGACGCTGGGTGATAAGTTGGCCATGGATCAAATCCAGGCCGAACGCTGGATTGTTGATTTGATCCGTAATGCCGATTTAGACGCCAAGATCGATTCTGAGGAAGGGTGTGTCGTGATGGGTGGCAATCCTCAGAGTATTTACGAACAAGTGATGGACCGAACAAGGGATTTGAATGTCCGATCTGCAACCTTGGCGCAAAACTTGAACAACTTGATGAACCAAACAAGGAAGGAACGGACCAAGAAGGAACGATCGAGCATGGAGGAATAG
- the APC2 gene encoding predicted protein produces the protein MATVTSSADRAPEALWRDEFRHGFGSADAAHAVRTRPTTVAAVEFAADGGDWCTLPERVAALAAHVQRWDSLGAIPENSSEWTYAFGSTPQESRIMALTAAVRVTVPQQILNRQFSCYLQASLDYCCRTRLGEEMEGEEESVNGDEKYLNDALLFNSLRVLGWLRVPRRIFWTEELKLALRRKMKQYVRDVITGDYEASGRFETLRCWKDQTILPWLQSALIISSLTDPEEEQEMERWSQRLQHWLADTYCEVRNEEIFELVADYPDSHEAVLELRYVLQQSNCGSHEFPTLQLPYERLRNALRSALVRRVCHAGATTSQIIDVYIATIKVMRVMDPSDRLLQVVAEPVRLYLQTRLDTVRCITTSLTDADQGGELYEELRRQDAKPLEHVTVDSDDEEEPPTMDWQPRPSIHQPKGTFLETLSTNNNADGDILAMLVSIYGSKDLFVNEYRLMLADKLLASVDYNTDKEVHTLELLKLRFGESSMRNCEVMIKDMDDSKRANTNIQGSLKSRGTTSSTVDAAIISHIFWPTLHSDSLVHHPRIQVKLDDFSTMYANLKNPRKLVWMHQLGTVQLELDVIEDGPNGEPVIMTKEFSCSPLLATLISHFEDRTEWTAEDLSNETGVASHAIKKRMIYWINHRVITVHITPAGVTVYNLATLASHEENDAHGSPQHLASEDDDLHDHTVSISAQQDQEMDVFLSYVVGMLTNLGQLPLKTIHNNLKTFVTGSDVRYDKTPQQLSAFLQNLCRQERLECGPDGMYKLFKK, from the exons ATGGCGACGGTTACATCTTCAGCCGACCGTGCGCCAGAGGCTTTATGGAGGGACGAATTTCGGCACGGGTTTGGGTCTGCGGACGCGGCTCACGCAGTTCGCACTCGACCCACGACGGTGGCAGCGGTCGAATTCGCCGCGGATGGTGGTGATTGGTGTACCCTTCCGGAACGGGTCGCCGCGTTGGCGGCACACGTCCAACGTTGG GATTCACTGGGTGCTATTCCGGAGAACTCTTCCGAGTGGACGTATGCCTTTGGCAGTACACCTCAAGAATCGAGAATCATGGCTTTGACGGCAGCCGTCCGAGTCACTGTACCTCAACAGATATTGAATCGGCAGTTTTCATGCTACTTGCAAGCGTCTCTGGATTACTGTTGTCGCACTCGATTGGGCGAGGAAATGGAAGGGGAAGAGGAGAGCGTGAACGGTGACGAAAAATATCTCAACGACGCTCTTTTGTTTAACAGCTTGCGTGTTCTGGGATGGCTGAGAGTGCCTCGCCGTATATTCTGGACGGAGGAACTGAAACTCGCATTGCGCCGGAAAATGAAACAGTACGTCCGCGATGTAATTACGGGAGACTACGAAGCGTCCGGACGGTTCGAAACCTTGCGTTGCTGGAAGGATCAGACTATTCTGCCCTGGTTGCAGTCAGCCCTGATCATTTCATCGTTGACTGACCCCGAAGAGGAGCAAGAAATGGAACGCTGGTCTCAGCGTTTGCAACATTGGCTCGCGGATACCTATTGTGAGGTTCGGAACGAGGAAATCTTTGAACTCGTGGCAGATTATCCCGATTCGCACGAGGCAGTCTTGGAACTCCGGTACGTTCTTCAGCAATCGAATTGCGGCTCCCATGAATTCCCCACACTGCAATTACCATACGAACGACTCCGAAACGCCCTGAGGAGTGCTTTGGTCCGTCGGGTTTGTCACGCAGGCGCTACGACTTCCCAAATCATAGACGTATATATTGCCACAATCAAGGTTATGCGTGTTATGGACCCGTCCGATCGACTCTTGCAAGTCGTTGCCGAGCCCGTCCGGCTGTATCTTCAGACACGACTCGACACTGTCCGTTGTATAACCACCAGTCTGACGGATGCCGATCAAGGAGGAGAATTGTACGAAGAATTACGTCGTCAAGATGCCAAGCCATTAGAGCATGTAACGGTGGATtcggatgacgaagaagaaccaCCCACGATGGATTGGCAGCCACGACCTTCAATTCATCAACCCAAAGgcacctttttggaaactttGTCGACGAACAACAATGCGGATGGTGATATTCTTGCCATGCTTGTGAGTATCTATGGAAGTAAGGACCTCTTTGTGAATGAATATCGCTTGATGTTAGCGGATAAACTCCTCGCCAGCGTCGATTACAATACCGATAAGGAAGTGCACACTTTGGAGTTGCTTAAGTTACGGTTCGGTGAATCGAGTATGCGTAACTGTGAAGTCATGATCAAAGATATGGATGATAGCAAACGCGCCAACACCAATATTCAGGGGTCGTTGAAATCTCGGGGTACGACGTCATCGACGGTAGACGCCGCCATTATTTCTCATATTTTCTGGCCGACACTGCATAGCGATAGCCTTGTACACCATCCACGGATACAGGTGAAACTGGACGATTTTAGTACCATGTATGCCAACCTTAAGAACCCGCGCAAACTAGTTTGGATGCATCAACTTGGGACCGTGCAGTTGGAGCTCGATGTGATTGAAGACGGTCCCAATGGTGAACCCGTCATCATGACCAAAGAGTTTTCTTGTTCCCCGTTGCTGGCTACCTTGATTTCGCATTTCGAAGACCGGACGGAATGGACTGCCGAGGATCTCTCCAACGAAACTGGTGTGGCGTCACACGCCATAAAAAAGCGGATGATTTATTGGATAAACCATCGGGTAATAACTGTGCACATCACGCCTGCAGGAGTGACGGTGTACAATTTAGCAACTTTGGCTAGTCACGAAGAAAATGACGCGCACGGGTCTCCCCAACATTTGGCCTCAGAGGATGATGACCTTCACGACCATACAGTGTCCATCTCGGCCCAGCAGGATCAAGAAATGGACGTTTTCCTTTCCTACGTGGTTGGTATGCTTACCAATCTTGGACAGTTGCCATTGAAAACAATCCACAACAATTTAAAAACCTTTGTCACAGGCTCCGACGTAAGATACGACAAGACACCCCAACAACTGAGtgcctttttgcaaaatctGTGTCGACAAGAACGTTTAGAGTGCGGCCCCGATGGAATGTACAAGTTATTTAAAAAGTAA
- the AP4sigma gene encoding predicted protein (Sigma (small) subunit of the AP4 complex, ortholog of T. pseudonana TPS_142588) encodes MISFILMVNKQGQTRYSSYYEWISMEERVALESEIIRKCLSRSELQCSFLEYRGYKVIYRRYASLFFIVGTKPDLAGTENNENELGMLEFIHTLVETMDKWAGSICELDIMYQLEEVHFLVDEMVQNGYIAETNRANILRPIALMERESQKADSMFR; translated from the exons ATGATTTCGTTCATCTTGATGGT AAATAAACAAGGTCAAACTCGCTATTCTTCATACTACGAATGGATCAGTATGGAAGAACGAGTAGCGCTCGAGTCTGAAATCATTCGCAAATGTTTGAGCCGGTCAGAACTCCAATGTTCGTTTTTAGAGTATCGCGGTTACAAGGTCATTTACCGTCGCTATGCTAGCCTTTTTTTCATTGTCGGTACGAAACCGGACTTGGCTGGAACGGAAAATAACGAAAATGAACTCGGCATGCTTGAGTTCATCCATACGCTGGTTGAGACCATGGACAAGTGGGCTGGTAGTATCTGTGAACTGGACATTATGTATCAACTGGAGGAAGTACATTTTTTGGTGGACGAAATGGTGCAGAATGGCTACATTGCAGAGACGAATCGCGCAAACATTCTGCGACCAATTGCTTTGATGGAGCGGGAAAGTCAAAAAGCGGATAGCATGTTCCGATAG
- a CDS encoding predicted protein: protein MVNKAKEWYPKIGGTYRLMDDVPRGLAIAMRPVLKKRKFKEVIDLCSEDESVETGKRSACSTVKSGVRPTVPIDDGDLIEMSYKKDRINHRPLVYIDTEGGDDSIVSEDCYYPLMEWNKGAARTCAGGDETIKRPSFYLLHIQQRDKWSCGFRNLQMLLVTLVPSLPPEHIYFDNGSLNGQAFRVPSLQQLQASLERSWRAGYDPDGAQHYQNRILGKNSKIGAVEVSTTLVSGQVGAFLLYVLWKGSGLLSLLPDRRDPIVFNYCQAGCQ, encoded by the exons ATGGTTAATAAAGCCAAGGAATGGTATCCAAAGATTGGAGGAACCTACAGGCTGATGGATGACGTAC CGAGAGGTCTTGCTATAGCCATGAGGCCCGTTTTGAAGAAGCGAAAATTCAAGGAGGTCATCGATTTGTGTTCCGAGGACGAGAGCGTTGAGACCGGAAAGCGCTCGGCATGTTCGACCGTAAAGTCGGGGGTGCGCCCAACTGTTCCAATCGACGACGGTGACTTGATCGAGATGTCTTACAAAAAGGATAGAATAAATCACAGACCGCTTGTCTATATCGATACAGAAGGGGGGGATGACAGTATCGTGTCAGAAGACTGCTACTATCCGTTGATGGAATGGAATAAGGGGGCGGCACGGACCTGCGCCGGCGGCGATGAAACCATCAAACGACCCAGCTTTTATCTCCTTCATATCCAACAACGCGACAAATGGAGCTGTGGCTTTCGCAATTTACAAATGTTGCTAGTTACTTTGGTTCCCTCTCTACCACCCGAGCATATTTATTTTGATAATGGCAGCTTGAATGGACAAGCTTTTCGGGTGCCTTCTTTGCAACAGCTCCAAGCTTCTTTGGAACGGTCGTGGCGTGCCGGATATGATCCCGATGGTGCACAGCACTACCAGAATCGTATTTTGGGTAAAAACTCGAAAATTGGAGCAGTCGAAGTTTCGACAACCTT AGTCTCGGGGCAAGTTGGGGCCTTTTTGCTCTACGTACTTTGGAAAGGAAGCGGACTGCTGTCCCTTTTGCCGGACCGTCGCGATCCCATCGTGTTTAACTATTGCCAAGCAGGTTGTCAATAG
- a CDS encoding predicted protein — protein sequence MPPPERDFELKNLKIRVSDQQSQLAVIITHPWGLLGGNMHNNVVCAAALYFQRLGITTARFDFDGSIGRGHAQVDQLLTVAQNMLDGKFSIDEETKPTNLLLIGYSYGALIAASATSQLHSICVALVCIAPPFGVQHWLLCFHAKYHMEQAAASPDLPRLFLLGDKDNFTSEKAFTDTIASKFPTQVSTGAVLKGADHFFQRREKDVLDVVGEWILETFPICGGDLHKLKYSDFGAPNAHSRVI from the coding sequence ATGCCACCACCGGAACGTGATTTCGAGCTCAAAAACCTCAAAATCCGAGTGTCGGATCAGCAAAGCCAGCTAGCTGTAATTATTACACACCCATGGGGTTTGCTCGGTGGTAACATGCACAATAACGTTGTCTGCGCTGCGGCCTTATATTTCCAGCGACTTGGAATCACCACTGCTCGCTTCGATTTCGATGGCAGTATCGGCCGAGGTCATGCGCAAGTGGATCAATTACTAACAGTAGCGCAAAATATGCTTGACGGCAAATTTTCCATCGACGAGGAGACCAAGCCAACGAATCTATTATTGATTGGGTATTCCTACGGAGCTCTGATTGCAGCAAGTGCGACATCCCAACTGCACTCAATCTGCGTCGCCCTGGTGTGCATCGCACCACCCTTTGGCGTCCAACACTGGTTGCTCTGCTTTCATGCTAAATATCATATGGAGCAAGCAGCAGCCTCACCCGACTTGCCGCGACTTTTCTTGCTAGGGGACAAGGACAATTTCACGTCCGAAAAGGCGTTTACGGATACCATTGCGAGCAAATTTCCCACACAAGTCTCTACCGGAGCCGTTTTAAAGGGGGCCGACCACTTCTTTCAACGTCGAGAAAAGGATGTCTTGGACGTAGTTGGAGAATGGATTCTCGAAACGTTTCCAATTTGTGGCGGGGATTTACACAAATTAAAATACAGCGACTTTGGCGCCCCGAACGCTCACTCCCGAGTAATTTGA
- a CDS encoding predicted protein, translating to MSNPFDDSFQGDNGPTVGPPNPFDADDALASSSDVVSTNDLDEDEYAAVESTWKYLKDLPYRQIPIYSNVLWELDPEDEDWFAYGLERYPSSALNPSWPRSERMTLLRKTTTTKVSGCPYGGPLASITTPVMSTPTFAKTQITIWTNAGKVLTRIPFPPQSHANYSPSLITTIGFTSRAQLVVVLQDSLCLTYNLRGEPILAPFFILQQPSQGKAISVTQAVVFAGGVAVLAQNQSCALVELLDEHDNLSYSASAPLSARKVTFDTNQHTDVTSSADGIFALVTPLETAEFSRAHGLSYLTLAVLPRHCTSHGHPEVFISTICHSVVVVEARDGSMTDLDCRARMVAPLTHMAFAPNGRFLACFTTSGVLTVVSTDFDVMVLDFDASHSRETSSSSSQPPLDMQWCGEDSVVLHFKNLGVLMVGPYGDWLRFPYNDTSDQVYLVPEADGCRVVTESRVEMLQRVPPATALILRMGSIEPAAILLDAADAFYSKSTVTVLNSDEMVQGMVEQGTLNAAITSCFEAATNEFDIFTQKRLLRAASFGMHISDKKQVNEERMIVGGSTTISEAEQDGEDCENQDPYSLPSRVTRRFVESSRKLRVLNALRHPLVGVVMTFPQWQSIGAIGVVARLVAMNRPELATSICDYLALPKSIQLFARASKASSFVEQKAQADEHLSDSEIAQGAIMIITKEVVSSAVSPGASASMFRGAYATVALAANKVNKPGVANLLLMLESSVADKVPALIAGGSYADAIAVATTARDADFIFSTLMDFERNCMIAASPTDLSQAQSAFLSTVVGKFTLEAFHTLRRYLRSTSDIQRVLNLLLRGQKFSWAGREMAQKALVEVDVREKQGMLAEASRIFGISKETAFQKSCTDDYLDLRKDQEVLRNKYGSVDVAPESSSVTATISSIVKFAASNIREQHRLLADADKVAKKFRVAEKRLWHIKVIAFAASEQWSNLRILADSRAKPPIGYKPFARAVIDGNQNSSEILRYTERISDLEERYDMLCYGQLWSNALDEAFKMKDTRRILNVKNLCNSADIQIKADQLMGRLA from the exons ATGTCCAATCCGTTCGATGACTCGTTTCAAGGAGACAATGGACCGACTGTTGGGCCGCCGAACCCTTTTGACGCGGACGACGCGTTGGCCAGCTCCTCGGACGTTGTCTCCACAAACGAtctcgacgaagatgaaTATGCAGCAGTCGAATCAACTTGGAAGTATCTGAAAGACCTTCCTTATCGACAAATTCCCATTTACTCGAACGTGCTTTGGGAGTTAGACCCCGAGGACGAGGACTGGTTTGCGTATGGTTTGGAACGCTACCCTTCTTCGGCTTTGAATCCTTCCTGGCCTCGGAGTGAACGTATGACCTTGCTCCGCaaaaccacgacgacgaaagttTCTGGCTGTCCCTACGGAGGACCTTTGGCATCGATTACGACACCGGTCATGTCTACGCCTACCTTTGCAAAGACTCAAATTACGATCTGGACGAATGCTGGCAAAGTCTTGACACGGATTCCGTTCCCTCCCCAATCGCATGCCAACTACTCGCCCTCACTAATCACGACCATTGGTTTTACTTCCCGCGCGCAGTTGGTTGTTGTCTTACAGGATTCCCTGTGTCTGACGTACAATCTTCGAGGCGAACCAATTTTAGCGCCCTTCTTTATTCTCCAGCAACCATCACAAGGGAAGGCAATTTCAGTTACCCAAGCGGTCGTCTTTGCTGGAGGTGTCGCCGTGTTGGCACAAAACCAATCCTGCGCTTTAGTAGAGCTCTTGGATGAACACGATAATTTGTCCTACTCAGCCTCGGCACCGCTCTCTGCTCGTAAGGTAACATTCGACACCAACCAACACACCGACGTAACCTCTTCTGCCGACGGTATTTTTGCTCTCGTCACGCCGCTCGAAACGGCCGAATTTAGTCGAGCACACGGGCTTTCCTACTTGACCTTGGCCGTTCTACCTCGGCATTGCACAAGCCATGGGCATCCTGAAGTGTTTATTTCCACTATATGCCATtccgtggtggtggtggaagcTCGCGACGGCTCTATGACAGACCTAGATTGCCGAGCCCGTATGGTAGCGCCGTTAACACACATGGCGTTCGCACCGAATGGTAGATTTTTGGCCTGTTTCACGACCTCCGGGGTGTTGACAGTAGTGTCTACGGACTTTGATGTTATGGTATTAGACTTCGACGCTTCACACAGTCGCGAAACCTCCTCTTCGAGTTCCCAGCCACCTTTGGATATGCAATGGTGTGGAGAAGATAG TGTTGTGTTGCACTTTAAAAACTTGGGGGTGCTGATGGTGGGCCCTTACGGAGACTGGCTACGCTTCCCATACAACGATACCTCTGATCAAGTATACCTCGTTCCGGAAGCAGATGGCTGCCGTGTTGTGACTGAGAGCCGTGTCGAGATGCTGCAGCGTGTCCCCCCGGCGACGGCATTGATCCTACGGATGGGATCGATTGAACCAGCCGCGATTTTATTAGACGCCGCAGATGCGTTCTATTCCAAGTCCACGGTCACAGTCCTGAATAGTGACGAGATGGTACAAGGCATGGTCGAACAAGGGACTTTAAATGCGGCAATTACCAGCTGTTTTGAGGCTGCCACGAATGAGTTTGATATTTTTACACAAAAACGTTTGCTGAGAGCGGCATCTTTCGGTATGCATATTTCAGATAAGAAACAGGTCAACGAAGAACGTATGATTGTTGGGGGATCGACTACAATTTCGGAAGCAGAACAAGACGGAGAAGACTGCGAAAACCAGGATCCTTACAGTTTGCCATCGAGAGTCACACGTCGTTTTGTGGAAAGCTCCCGTAAGCTTCGTGTCTTGAACGCACTCCGACATCCGCTGGTTGGCGTTGTGATGACATTTCCACAGTGGCAGAGCATCGGGGCAATTGGTGTCGTTGCTCGCTTGGTAGCAATGAATCGCCCGGAGCTGGCCACTTCAATCTGTGATTACCTAGCTTTACCCAAATCAATTCAGCTATTTGCGCGAGCGTCCAAGGCGTCTTCGTTTGTGGAGCAAAAGGCACAGGCTGATGAGCACTTATCAGATTCAGAGATCGCCCAGGGCGCCATTATGATAATTACAAAAGAGGTGGTTTCATCGGCTGTATCGCCCGGGGCTTCAGCGAGTATGTTTCGAGGAGCCTACGCGACAGTGGCTCTTGCCGCCAACAAAGTCAACAAGCCAGGCGTTGCAAATCTCTTGCTCATGTTGGAGTCCAGTGTTGCCGATAAAGTACCAGCTCTCATTGCGGGTGGCTCTTACGCTGACGCTATTGCAGTTGCTACCACCGCCAG GGATGCGGACTTCATTTTTTCCACTCTCATGGatttcgaaagaaactgTATGATAGCTGCGTCGCCGACAGATCTCTCGCAGGCTCAATCAGCATTCTTGTCCACCGTTGTCGGTAAATTTACACTTGAGGCATTTCATACGCTCCGGCGCTATCTACGTAGTACATCAGATATACAAAGGGTACTCAACCTTTTGCTCAGAGGGCAAAAGTTCTCCTGGGCTGGTCGGGAAATGGCGCAAAAGGCGCTCGTCGAGGTTGATGTTCGAGAGAAGCAAGGAATGTTAGCA GAAGCTTCCCGCATTTTTGGTATAAGCAAAGAAactgctttccaaaaatcgTGCACAGATGATTATTTGGATTTGAGAAAGGATCAAGAAGTTTTACGTAATAAGTATGGCTCTGTCGACGTTGCCCCGGAAAGCTCGTCGGTGACGGCGACAATTTCGTCTATTGTAAAGTTTGCTGCAAGTAACATACGAGAACAGCACCGTCTACTGGCAGATGCGGACAAGGTGGCGAAGAAATTTCGAGTTGCTGAGAAGCGTTTGTGGCATATCAAAGTAATTGCTTTTGCGGCCAGTGAGCAATGGAGTAATTTACGTATTCTTGCAGATTCCCGGGCGAAACCACCAATTGGATACAAACCGTTTGCACGAGCCGTTATTGATGGAAACCAAAATAGCAGCGAGATTCTTCGGTATACTGAAAGAATTTCTGATCTCGAGGAGCGGTACGACATGCTCTGCTATGGTCAGCTTTGGAGCAATGCATTGGACGAAGCTTTTAAGATGAAGGACACCCGGCGCATTTTGAATGTGAAGAATCTGTGCAATTCTGCCGACATCCAAATTAAGGCAGACCAATTAATGGGCCGTCTTGCCTAA
- a CDS encoding predicted protein, with protein sequence MTDNLKPGQKFPTPTPGFGDRVFYETLLRQRPDSIMAQEWCVSYGVLPHDEAERLHKKVTDRKRQMRLGGGSAATSPARKTSVKAKKRVIKEERFEPDLQVSGGDGIGTAVL encoded by the exons ATGACAGACAATCTCAAGCCTG GACAAAAATTTCCCACGCCAACCCCCGGCTTTGGTGATCGTGTGTTTTACGAAACTTTGCTGCGACAACGACCAGATTCGATTATGGCACAAGAGTG GTGCGTAAGCTACGGAGTACTTCCGCACGACGAAGCGGAACGTTTGCACAAAAAGGTGACGGATCGCAAACGCCAGATGCGCTTGGGTGGGGGGTCAGCGGCGACCTCACCGGCGCGCAAAACTAGTGTGAAGGCTAAGAAGCGAGTAATTAAAGAAGAACGCTTCGAGCCTGATCTACAGGTTTCGGGTGGAGACGGTATTGGTACTGCTGTGTTGTGA
- a CDS encoding predicted protein, which produces MIKEGNVTSTKLKGHQGPVLCLAHSGTNTSGVSTASQSSAAASLLSGSEDSTSRVWDLRSNCVRASLCIKAPGAVLSVSFGPRWTDPSDSIARDGPSQVRRDYSVFLSVGNSVLGYDLRYASSPVIVEPSVDLSNVLESADEINQIAFSPPRRQRSLHLAAADDAGCVRVTDAFALSSTSSKNHRILHHGISETNMAMVTSVNFRPHCKHLELASGGTDCTVKLWDVMKPKHPISSHLIANSDAGANQVCNPPMVHTMAWSPSGRLLVAGLGDGSCCIFGVENRSLIPVSRLVDAHSGSIASVLFPAWRQDQAHVAANDRLMVTTGNDGEIAFWDLGDMLCAEGALNPLDILNLGESTLENLCLSDQPKVLSAIPHGRKPNWMVTSLHDPIFPTTVFIADTSNEITAYQMPTR; this is translated from the coding sequence ATGATAAAGGAAGGGAATGTAACGTCCACCAAGCTCAAGGGTCACCAAGGGCCAGTATTGTGCTTGGCGCACAGTGGCACAAATACAAGCGGCGTCTCCACGGCGTCGCAATCGTCCGCTGCTGCTTCATTGCTTTCCGGATCGGAAGACAGTACATCTCGGGTGTGGGATTTACGGAGTAATTGCGTTCGCGCTTCGCTCTGCATCAAGGCTCCTGGCGCAGTCCTGTCCGTTTCCTTTGGCCCGCGATGGACCGACCCCTCGGACAGCATTGCGCGTGATGGTCCATCGCAAGTTCGTCGAGACTACTCTGTTTTCTTGTCGGTAGGAAATTCCGTTCTCGGATATGACTTGAGGTACGCCTCGTCCCCTGTCATAGTGGAACCCTCTGTTGATCTTTCCAACGTTCTGGAATCGGCAGACGAAATCAATCAGATTGCCTTTTCGCCACCCCGCCGTCAGCGTTCGCTACACCTAGCAGCAGCGGACGATGCGGGTTGTGTTCGTGTAACGGACGCCTTTGCACTATCTAGCACTAGCTCAAAAAACCATCGAATTTTGCATCATGGAATATCGGAGACGAACATGGCAATGGTTACTAGTGTTAACTTTCGACCACACTGCAAACATCTCGAATTGGCGTCGGGTGGAACGGACTGCACAGTCAAGCTATGGGATGTCATGAAACCCAAGCACCCAATATCGTCTCATCTAATCGCCAACTCTGATGCAGGTGCCAATCAAGTATGCAATCCACCCATGGTACATACGATGGCATGGAGCCCAAGTGGCCGTTTGTTGGTCGCTGGTTTGGGTGACGGAAGCTGTTGTATTTTCGGCGTCGAGAACCGATCGCTAATACCCGTTTCCCGCTTGGTTGACGCGCATAGTGGGTCGATTGCTTCGGTTTTATTTCCCGCTTGGAGACAGGATCAAGCACATGTGGCGGCGAACGATCGCCTTATGGTCACCACGGGGAACGACGGTGAGATTGCTTTTTGGGACCTTGGCGACATGTTGTGTGCCGAGGGTGCTCTGAACCCTTTGGATATCTTGAATCTAGGAGAATCGACGCTGGAAAATCTCTGTTTGTCGGATCAACCAAAGGTTTTGTCTGCCATTCCCCATGGTCGAAAACCCAACTGGATGGTAACAAGTTTACACGATCCAATATTTCCAACTACTGTGTTCATTGCCGATACCTCCAACGAGATCACAGCTTACCAAATGCCTACCAGATGA